The genome window CGAGCCGGCCGATTGCCTGGCTTATCCGCTGTTGCAGGATGCCGATCGGGCGGACTGGGCGTTGTGGCTGGCGGCGCAAGGCGCGGCCGAGGACCCGCGCGCCGCGCGCGGGTCGGCGTTCGAGGACGACTACCTGCTGATCCGCGCGGCCCAGGCCGGGCTGGGCCTGGCGCTGGTGCCGCAGGAATACGCGCGCGACGAGATTGCCGCCGGCCGCCTCGCGCTGGCGCTGGACCGGCCTTGGCCGGCGCGATTCGCCTATTACCTGGTGATGCGGCCGGATGTCGCGCGGCGGCCTGAGGTCCAGGCGTTCGCGGACTGGGTCAGGGACCAGGCACGGCAGATGGCCGGCGCGTCAGGTCAGAGATAGACCAGTTCCACGATGTAGGCGCCGTCGATGTCCTGCGCTGGCCGCACCCTGGCGCCGGCCCGTGGCGTGGCGTCGGCCGCATGGGGCTTTGCCTGGTCACGCGCGCAGTCGACCTTGGCGTGCGGTCCATCGGGAGCGCGGTCCATGGTGGCGCGGCACTGTGCCGCCACCACGATCCGCCCGGCGAAGTCCACTTTGCCATCTTGCCCCGCAAGGGAGCTCGTTGCCAGCGCGGCCAGCATGCCGGCCAGCACGTACCGCGAGGCCTGCGGAAAGCGCTTTCGCTCCATGCCTGTCTCCTGCCGTGTGAAGAACAAGGGGGAAGGAACCACGATTGCCTTCCCATCATCCTTCATCTACGGCGGAGCCGCCAGAAGCTGAAGCCGAGACGCGAAACCTCAGGGCGAGGCCGGCCGTCCGAAGCGTACCTGGGCGATGGGCGAGGCGCTCAGCCGCTGTTGAAGCCACCGCACGGCGGGGCCGCGCGGCCGGTTCTTGCGCCACACCATGTCGATCGCGATGGGGAAGGCGGTGAACGCGTCGAATCCCAGGGCCGGCACGACCAGGTCCGCGCTTTGCGGCGAACTGGCGATGACTTCGGCCGATACGAGCGCCCAGCCGATGTTCGCCGTGACCAGTTGCAGGGCGACCCAGTGGCTGGCCACCCACCAGACGTCCGAGGCGACGCGCAGCCTGGGGCTGTCCGGGCCGCGATGCGAGGAAACGAGGATCTGGCGCGCGCGCTTGAGGTCTTCGTATTCGACCTCGGGCTGCATCGCGAAGGGATGCTCCCGGCCGCAGATCAATCTGATCGGCGCCCAGCCGATGCAGCGGAAGTCGAGTTCGGTCAGATAGCTTTCGTTGCGCCACATGACTCCCAGGTCCACCTCGCCGGCGGACACCAGGGCGCCCACGTCCTCCATCAGGGGAAAAAGAATCCTCAGCTCCACGTAGGGGAAGTGCCGGGCGAAGTCGGCCAGGATGGGAGCCAGCGCGCTCTGGGGAAAGATCTCGTCGAAGGCCAGCACCAGCTTGCCTTCGACTCCGGCCTCGTGGCTGGCGGCGATGCCGATCAGGT of Pigmentiphaga sp. H8 contains these proteins:
- a CDS encoding LysR family transcriptional regulator, yielding MNVSLEQLQAFVSAADHGSFSAAARALGKAQSAISTQINSLEVDLGVELFQRTGRNPVLTPIGERLLQEARVTLDRRRHLIGIAASHEAGVEGKLVLAFDEIFPQSALAPILADFARHFPYVELRILFPLMEDVGALVSAGEVDLGVMWRNESYLTELDFRCIGWAPIRLICGREHPFAMQPEVEYEDLKRARQILVSSHRGPDSPRLRVASDVWWVASHWVALQLVTANIGWALVSAEVIASSPQSADLVVPALGFDAFTAFPIAIDMVWRKNRPRGPAVRWLQQRLSASPIAQVRFGRPASP